In Prochlorococcus marinus str. GP2, the genomic window TTATTAACCAATTATTTACCATTTCGTAACTGAGGATTTTATAGTAAGTTTTTTTAAATGTTAATGCATATGTTATACCCCCTGAATGCAAAACAGCGCCTCCTCCAGAGGGACGTCTTACAATGTTGATTTCCCCATTTGATAATAATTTTTCCCAATGAGGAGGAATTTCCTTTTGGTGATAACCAATTGAAAGCCAATCTCCAGTCCAATAATAGAACCTCAGTGTGAGAATTATTTCAGGATTGGAAATAGTCTGTTCTAGAGAATTTAGATCTAAAGCCATTTGTTCAAACCCAGGTAAATTATTTGTTGAAAAAATTAAAGCTTGATTTCCTCTTCCCAAAATTAATTTTGTATGTCTATTTATGATAATTTTCAATAAATATTTTCTTTCAATTTATTAATTACGTAACATCATTTTGTAATAGTGTGTCAAATTCGCTCTTTTGGGTGGAGAATATAGGAAATATTTTTTTACTATGGAGCCAACTCAAACAATAAATTTAATTGCACTTAGCCTAATAGTAGTTATACATGCAGGAGTTTTAGCTCTTCGGTTAGGAATCAGTTTAGGAAGAAACTAAAGTCTATTAGAAAATTAATATTTTTAAGGTAATAATATAGTGAGGCTGAATTATTTTTCAGTAAATTTTAGTGTCACTTAATTTGTTAAAATCTTCAAATAAAAATAGTAATTTTTACAAAAAATATCTTGATTCTGCATTTAAAAGAAAGCAACGGAAACAGGATAATTTAGTATCTTTCGTTTTTTTGATTATAAAAATTTGCTTTTCCCTTCTAGCACTAGTAAGCTTAATTAAACTAGGATATAGCTCCAAAGTCAGATTAACAAGACTAAAGGAAATTCAAGACTCATATTCATTTGAAAAATATCGATACAATAATCTGACAAATAGGTTTGATGATTTATTTTCTTCTGAAGGTGAGCAAAGATTTATGAAGGATCAGGATCAAATAATTTCTAGGGACATTATCAGAGTAATATGGCGTTGATAAGGATGATCTAAGATCATTATACTTATAATTTTTCTATTAACTTTTTTGCTAGTGAGTAAGAACATTAAGGGTTTAGTCCTAATAACAGGAACAACTTCAGGAGTAGGATTAAATACTCTAAAACCACTTCTAAGATTTGGATGGGAAGTTATAGCTGTTAATCGATCAAATAAAAGAGCTATGACAATAGCTGAGGCATTCTTGACAAAAGATGAAATTAAAAATGTTCACTTTATAGAAATAGATCTTTCTAACTTGGATGATGTGAGAAAAGGTTGCGATGAAATATTGGAAACATTTAAAAATCCAATAAATTCTCTTATTTGTAATGCAGCAGTATATAAGCCAAGACTAAAGAGGCCTGAAAGATCTCCACAGGGTTTTGAAAATTCGATGGCAGTGAATCATTTTGGGCATTTTCTTATGATCCACCTTCTGATAGAAAATATTTTATCTTCAGAAAGAGAAATTCTTTTAAATGGAAAATCTACTGTATTCAAACCAAGAATTACTATATTAGGAACTGTCACAGCTAATTATTCAGAACTTGGAGGGAGGATCCCCATCCCTGCTCCAGCTGATCTAGGAGATTTATCTGGATTTAAAAATGGTTTTTTATCTCCAATAAGTATGGCGAATGGAAGGAAATTCAAACCTGGTAAGGCTTATAAGGATAGTAAACTTTGTAATATGGTGACCGTTCAGGAATTATCAAAAAGATATCCTGCAGAGAAGATTGTTGTAAATTCTCTATATCCTGGATGTGTTGCTGATACAAAACTTTTTAGAGATACACCCTGGTTATTTAGATTCCTTTTCCCGATATTTCAAAAATTCATAACAAAAGGATATGTTTCACAAAGACTTGCAGGAGAGAGGGTCGCGCAAGTGGCAACTTATAAAGAATTTGCTAAACCATCAGTCCATTGGAGCTGGGGAAATCGTCAGAAAACTGGCAGAAAAGCTTTTTCACAAAAGTTGTCAAAAAGAATAATTGATACGAAGACCTCTCAACAAACTTATGACTTAACAAGCCAATTGGTAGGATTAGATTAATTTAGATTAATCAAATCCTAATAAATCAAAAATTTCTCTATCTTTAAGTGGATTCCCTTCTAAAGGTTCTACGTTTTCAAGCATATTATTAGCAAGAGATAAATATTCATTTTGAACTTCAATAACATCTTCAGTTGGCTCCATTTCAAAAATGGTGCATTTTTTTAGTCTTGATCTTCTAATGGCGTCGACATCTTTAAAGTGGGCCATGGTTTTTAAACCTGTTCTTTCATTGAATTTATCAATTTGATCTGTGTCTTTTGACCTATTTGCGACTACCCCACCTAGTCTGACTTTATAGTTTTTTGCTTTTGCTTTAATTGCAGAGACAATTCTATTCATAGCGAATATTGAATCAAAGTCATTAGCAGTAACAATTAGACAGTAATTAGCATGTTGCAATGGAGCTGCAAATCCTCCGCAAACGACGTCTCCTAGGACATCAAAAATAACAACGTCAGTATCTTCTAATAAGTGATGTTCTTTTAATAGTTTAACAGTCTGACCGGTTACATACCCCCCGCACCCTGTCCCAGCAGGAGGACCTCCGCTTTCGACGCACATTACGCCATTAAAACCTTCAAACATGAAATCATTTGGCCTCAATTCTTCGCTATGAAAATCTACCTCTTCGAGAATATCAATAACTGTAGGTACCATTTTGTGCGTCAAAGTGAAGGTGCTATCGTGTTTCGGATCACATCCAATTTGTAGAACCTTTTTGCCTAATTTTGAGAATGCTGCAGAAAGGTTTGAAGATGTAGTTGATTTTCCGATACCACCCTTCCCATACACGGCGATAACTAATGCCCCTTCTTCGATATTTATTTTTGGATCTTGCTTTACTTGAACACTTCCTTCTCCATCAAGAGGTCTATTTATAGTACTTGTCATTTAAAGCTTAAAACACATTATTATCTATATTCTTGCAGCGTAAATACACATCAAATATATTTCTAAACAAATATTTATTTAATTGTATTAAAAGTGGGTAATTTGTTTTTATAACTGAATTTTTCTAATTAATTCTATACAACTATGAGTGAAAATACTCATGACTTAATTGTAATTAATTAGTAAAAATTAGCTGAAATATGCTTTAGCGTCGTAAAGGGTTTCATCACTTATTTCTGGGATTCCCCTCAAGATTGCGTATTTTTCGGTATTTGTTTTGACTTTACCTCTCACAAAAAATGGTACTTTTGTTAATTCAGCTCTACCAGATTCAGTCCAGATAATTCCTTCCTTACTATTTTTATCTTCTTTATCCTCAGAATTTACTGAATCTCCTGTTTTTGTGGCTGTATGTCCTAAATGGCTTTGATGACCATCAACAAACTCAAAGTCATGTTTAAACATATCAATAAGATGCTCTTCTAAGCCCATCATTAGGGGATGCACCCAGTCATCAAAAATCACATTTGCACCTTCCCATCCCATCTGTGGACTATATCTTGCTGGAACATCTTGAACATGCATTGGTGTACTTATTACTGAACAAGGAATGCCAAGTCTCTTGGCACTATGCCTTTCCATTTGAGTACCTAAAACCAATTCAGGGGCGGCTTTTTTCATGGCATCTTCTACTTCTAAATAATTATTAGTAATTAGAGCTACTAAATTTAGTTCTTTTGCAGTTGCTCTTACTTGTCTTGCCATCTCCCTACTGTATGTCCCAAGACCAACTACTTCAAAACCTAATTCCTCTTTGGCAATTTTTGCAGCCGCGATTGCATGTGTTCCATCACCAAAAATAAAAACCCTTTTGCCAGTTAAGTAATTCGAGTCTACAGATTTTGAATACCAAGGAAGTTTTGACTTGTGTTCTAATTCTTCTTTATTAGTCATAGGGAGATCCAACTTATTATGAACTTCATTTATAAATTCAATTGTATTTTTAATTCCAATTGGAATAGTGTTCGTAAATTCCATTCCAAAGTTCCTTCTAAGCCATTCACATGATGCTTCAGCAATTTCTTGATAAAGACAGATATTTATTTCAGCATCAATTAATCTTTCAATGTCATCTGGACTAGCACCTAATGGAGCAACTACGTTTGTATCTATTCCTTGTTCTGAAAGTATACGTTGGATTTCAATGACATCATCCCTACATCTAAATCCTAGTAATGAAGGACCAAGTATATTTACTTTTGGTCTGCGACCTAATTCCTTCCACCTTAGAGGACTTATTTTTTCTGAAGAACTTACTTTCTCTTTTAAAAGAGTTCTTGTTAATTGATAAAAAGTTTCTGATGCTCCCCAATTTTCTTTCTTACTATAAGCAGGTAATTCAAGATTAACAATTGGCATATCAAACCCCATTCCTTTTGCAAGAGCTCCAGGTTGGTCTTGGATAAGTTCTGCTGTACAACTTTCTCCAACTAAAAGAGTTTTTGGTTTAAATCTTTCTACAGATTCCTTAATGTTTTTCTTAACTAATTCAGCTGTATCCCCTCCGAGGTCTCTAGCCTGGAAAGTTGTATAAGTCACCGGAGGCCTTTGCCCTCTTCTCTCAATCATTGTAAAAAGAAGATCTGCATATGTATCCCCTTGAGGGGCATGAAGAACATAATGTATATCTTTCATTGAAGAGGCAATTCTCATCGCACCAACATGTGGTGGCCCTTCATATGTCCATAGAGTTAATTCCATATTCTCTTATTGCCTTACTAAAGTTTTTGAAGTTAGGATTTGATTCCTTCTTAAAGGTTTGGAGAAGAGACCTGCCAAATCTGCGGCTTGATCAATTCCATGAATTGGACTAAATACCATTTCTATCGACCACTTAGTACTAATTCCTTCGGCCTCAAGTGGGTTAGCTAAACCCATCCCACAAACTACTAAGTCTGGATTAGATTCCCTTACTCGATCTAATTGTTTTTCTACATGTTGCCCTTCGACAATTTTTGTATTATCAGGCAATAAATTAATCTCCTCTTTCATCAAATCTTTATTTAGGTAAGGAGTGCCTACTTCTATAAGATCCATTTCGCATTCATTATGCAAAAATCTTGCCAAAGATATCTCTAGTTGCGATTCAGGAAGAAGAAATAATCTTTTCCCCTTAAGTATTTCTTTGTGAGATTCAAGAGCAAGTTTTGCTCTATTAATTAAAGGCGAAATAATTTCATGAACTTTAAGTTCACTAATTTTGAAAGCTTTCGCTGCAGATAAAAACCATTCAGTACTTCCTTCGATACCAAGAGGAAATGGAGCTGAAATTATTTCACAACCAAGATGTTTTAGGTCTCGAACGGTATCACTTAAATAAGGCTGAGTTAATAAAACTTTTGTATTTTTGCCAATTTTTGGTAATTCTGTTGATTGACGGGGTGGGAAGCTCTCAATATTTGAAATTCCTAAATTTCTAAAAATTTTTTTAAACCTATCCTCTACATTATTTGCAAGAGTCCCAACTAATAATAATTTCTCCTCATCTGATGACTCCATTAATGGAATTAAAGCTTTTAAGGCGCCATCCTCTCCTTGGGTAAAAGTTGTCTCTATCCCACTTCCAGAGTAATTAACGAATCTCACTTTACCTAAAAATCTTTTATTTAATTTCTCTGCAACAGTGGCAAGATCTAATTTGATTACCTCACTTGGACAAGATCCAACTAGAAAAAGAGTTTTTATTTCTGGTCTTCTTGCAATAAGATCATTTACCACTCGATCTAATTCTTCATGAGCGTCAGCAAGACCAGCAAGATCTTTTTCTTCAAGAATCGCCGTCCCAAATCTTGGTTCAGCAAAAATCATAACTCCAGCAGCGCTTTGAATTAAATGAGCACACGTCCTTGAGCCTACAACAAGAAAAAATGCATCAGGCATTCTTCTATGGAGCCAAACTATTGAAGTTAACCCACAAAAAACTTCCCTGGGCCCAGTTTCCTTATTAAATTCAACTTTACTCATTAAAAATTTTCAAGAGCTTATATTTCAAGCTTGCATAAACTTTTTAATTTAAGAAAGTAATTAATAAGTTCTCTTACAAAATGAACACATTTATAAAACTTATATGAATGTTTAAATACTTAAATGGGAATTATGAAAAAAAACTTTTGGGGATTATTTTAATTTCTGTAGAAGGAATTTCCTTGAGTTATTTTTGAAATCTTCCACACATTTCTAGCTATTTTTGTTGCTAATAATCCTGCTCTTTCTAACTTAGATTTCCCGGGCTTTGCCCCAATTAAAGCTGTGACTTCTGAAGTGGTTAAAGGTGCTCCAGTATTTATAGCTAATTGCGTTAACTCCAATCTATCTCTAAGGTTCTTAAGATTTACTTTTTCAATTTTATCTTCTTCTAACCAACTAAAAGATGGGTCTTTTTGAGATAGTTTTTGCATCAAGCTTAGGCTAACTAATCCAAGAGTTTGATCAGGAGTTAATTCTTTTTCAGTACCAGAAACATTTGGTTCTTTTTTTTGAGAAGTTCCCATAAAAATGCATATCTTTTACTTGAAGTTATCGTTTTGTGGGAAGCATGCAAGTAAATTTAATAGAAAAAATGAACCATTATCCGTTATAGTCGCGTGAATGGAACCAACTTCTAGTTTAAACAGAGGGGAACGAAAAAAAGGTAGTTCTCTTGTAACAGGATCTGAGGTGCAATCTCAGGCCAGTGGTGCAAGCTGTTTTATTACAACTGATTCAGAAAAGTCTTTGGTGTCCAGACAAGCAAGTCAAGTTGAGCAAATTGAGTTGAGAACATATGTTTTTTTGGATTCTCTTCAACCTCAATTAGCTGCATATATGGGGACGGTTAGTAGAGGTTTTTTGCCTATACCTGGAGATTCATGCCTCTGGATGGAAGTTTCACCTGGGATGGCAGTACATAGAGTTACTGATATTGCTTTAAAAGCAAGTAATGTAAGACTTGGTCAGATGATTGTTGAAAGAGCATTTGGCTCTCTTGCTCTTTATCACAAAGATCAAAGTACTGTTTTACATTCTGGGGATGTTGTTCTAGATGCTATTGGTAGTGAAGTTAAAAAAAGAACCAAACCTTCAACAAGTTGGACAGAAGTTATTCGAGCTATTACTCCAGATCATGCTGTTTTAATAAATAGACAAAATAGAAGTGGATCAATGATTCAATCTGGAATGAGTATGTTTATATTAGAAACTGAACCGGCTGGTTATGT contains:
- a CDS encoding ferredoxin:protochlorophyllide reductase (ATP-dependent) subunit B produces the protein MELTLWTYEGPPHVGAMRIASSMKDIHYVLHAPQGDTYADLLFTMIERRGQRPPVTYTTFQARDLGGDTAELVKKNIKESVERFKPKTLLVGESCTAELIQDQPGALAKGMGFDMPIVNLELPAYSKKENWGASETFYQLTRTLLKEKVSSSEKISPLRWKELGRRPKVNILGPSLLGFRCRDDVIEIQRILSEQGIDTNVVAPLGASPDDIERLIDAEINICLYQEIAEASCEWLRRNFGMEFTNTIPIGIKNTIEFINEVHNKLDLPMTNKEELEHKSKLPWYSKSVDSNYLTGKRVFIFGDGTHAIAAAKIAKEELGFEVVGLGTYSREMARQVRATAKELNLVALITNNYLEVEDAMKKAAPELVLGTQMERHSAKRLGIPCSVISTPMHVQDVPARYSPQMGWEGANVIFDDWVHPLMMGLEEHLIDMFKHDFEFVDGHQSHLGHTATKTGDSVNSEDKEDKNSKEGIIWTESGRAELTKVPFFVRGKVKTNTEKYAILRGIPEISDETLYDAKAYFS
- a CDS encoding lipoyl protein ligase domain-containing protein; translation: MKIIINRHTKLILGRGNQALIFSTNNLPGFEQMALDLNSLEQTISNPEIILTLRFYYWTGDWLSIGYHQKEIPPHWEKLLSNGEINIVRRPSGGGAVLHSGGITYALTFKKTYYKILSYEMVNNWLIKSFRELGLSLQYGNLRKSPITSNCFGTTLISDLVDQDGFKRIGSAQYRKKGAFLQHGEIQTNPSKDLWFKLFREEAPPKINLGLTNDSIVQHLRNSFLHNKSNIKFKNIAIDNKNIKNLH
- a CDS encoding SDR family NAD(P)-dependent oxidoreductase; amino-acid sequence: MSKNIKGLVLITGTTSGVGLNTLKPLLRFGWEVIAVNRSNKRAMTIAEAFLTKDEIKNVHFIEIDLSNLDDVRKGCDEILETFKNPINSLICNAAVYKPRLKRPERSPQGFENSMAVNHFGHFLMIHLLIENILSSEREILLNGKSTVFKPRITILGTVTANYSELGGRIPIPAPADLGDLSGFKNGFLSPISMANGRKFKPGKAYKDSKLCNMVTVQELSKRYPAEKIVVNSLYPGCVADTKLFRDTPWLFRFLFPIFQKFITKGYVSQRLAGERVAQVATYKEFAKPSVHWSWGNRQKTGRKAFSQKLSKRIIDTKTSQQTYDLTSQLVGLD
- a CDS encoding ferredoxin:protochlorophyllide reductase (ATP-dependent) subunit N produces the protein MSKVEFNKETGPREVFCGLTSIVWLHRRMPDAFFLVVGSRTCAHLIQSAAGVMIFAEPRFGTAILEEKDLAGLADAHEELDRVVNDLIARRPEIKTLFLVGSCPSEVIKLDLATVAEKLNKRFLGKVRFVNYSGSGIETTFTQGEDGALKALIPLMESSDEEKLLLVGTLANNVEDRFKKIFRNLGISNIESFPPRQSTELPKIGKNTKVLLTQPYLSDTVRDLKHLGCEIISAPFPLGIEGSTEWFLSAAKAFKISELKVHEIISPLINRAKLALESHKEILKGKRLFLLPESQLEISLARFLHNECEMDLIEVGTPYLNKDLMKEEINLLPDNTKIVEGQHVEKQLDRVRESNPDLVVCGMGLANPLEAEGISTKWSIEMVFSPIHGIDQAADLAGLFSKPLRRNQILTSKTLVRQ
- a CDS encoding microcompartment protein, producing MEPTSSLNRGERKKGSSLVTGSEVQSQASGASCFITTDSEKSLVSRQASQVEQIELRTYVFLDSLQPQLAAYMGTVSRGFLPIPGDSCLWMEVSPGMAVHRVTDIALKASNVRLGQMIVERAFGSLALYHKDQSTVLHSGDVVLDAIGSEVKKRTKPSTSWTEVIRAITPDHAVLINRQNRSGSMIQSGMSMFILETEPAGYVLKAANEAEKASNITVVDVKAVGAFGRLTLAGKEGDVEEAAAAAIRAIDEISNY
- the bchL gene encoding ferredoxin:protochlorophyllide reductase (ATP-dependent) iron-sulfur ATP-binding protein is translated as MTSTINRPLDGEGSVQVKQDPKINIEEGALVIAVYGKGGIGKSTTSSNLSAAFSKLGKKVLQIGCDPKHDSTFTLTHKMVPTVIDILEEVDFHSEELRPNDFMFEGFNGVMCVESGGPPAGTGCGGYVTGQTVKLLKEHHLLEDTDVVIFDVLGDVVCGGFAAPLQHANYCLIVTANDFDSIFAMNRIVSAIKAKAKNYKVRLGGVVANRSKDTDQIDKFNERTGLKTMAHFKDVDAIRRSRLKKCTIFEMEPTEDVIEVQNEYLSLANNMLENVEPLEGNPLKDREIFDLLGFD
- the psaM gene encoding photosystem I reaction center subunit XII, with the translated sequence MEPTQTINLIALSLIVVIHAGVLALRLGISLGRN